A single genomic interval of Flavihumibacter rivuli harbors:
- a CDS encoding D-alanyl-D-alanine carboxypeptidase/D-alanyl-D-alanine-endopeptidase → MRNLFVTLTKVIVPAFLLGACSTQKQLAKVADRQVIGKEGMSNAHIGIAIYDPASGQFLYQHNAGKYFVPASNTKLFSLYAGLKYIGDSLPAIRYHETADSIYLEPTGDPSFLHSDYPKQPLVAWLKAQQKPLVLSDANWQSKQWGMGWSWDDYNSSYMAERSPLPVYGNVIKWTQTIDKMENALGEPVEDVFVYSDPEVNWKVRLLPERGKSFSVVRDRDNNIFTITEGKEPVRTVEVPFVTNGVLSALDLLRDTIGKSITYIPASVAKKGTKVIWSQPTDSMLAPMMHRSDNLFAEQTLLVASQQLLGVMDTERIIDTLLRSDLKGLPHAPRWADGSGLSRYNLFTPADFIWLLEKMEREFGAKRLEWILPAGDEGTLTNYYKDIKGKIHAKTGTLSGVVGLSGYLQTSKGKRLLFSVLVNNHNTSASTVRRSVEQFLMHLYKTY, encoded by the coding sequence ATGCGCAACCTATTTGTTACCCTTACAAAAGTGATCGTCCCGGCCTTCTTGCTGGGTGCCTGTTCCACGCAAAAGCAACTGGCCAAAGTGGCCGATCGACAGGTGATCGGGAAGGAAGGAATGTCGAACGCCCATATAGGCATAGCCATTTATGACCCGGCCAGTGGCCAATTCCTTTACCAGCACAATGCCGGCAAGTATTTTGTGCCTGCTTCCAATACCAAACTCTTTAGCCTCTATGCAGGCTTGAAATATATCGGGGATTCCCTGCCTGCCATCCGCTATCATGAAACTGCTGATTCTATCTACCTGGAGCCAACAGGGGATCCCAGCTTCCTGCATAGCGATTACCCGAAGCAGCCCCTGGTTGCCTGGTTGAAAGCCCAACAGAAACCACTGGTATTGAGCGATGCGAACTGGCAGTCCAAACAATGGGGGATGGGGTGGAGCTGGGATGATTACAACAGCAGCTATATGGCGGAAAGGAGCCCCCTTCCGGTTTACGGCAATGTGATCAAATGGACCCAGACCATCGACAAAATGGAGAATGCCCTGGGGGAGCCGGTTGAGGATGTTTTCGTCTATTCCGATCCGGAAGTAAACTGGAAGGTTCGGCTGCTGCCGGAACGTGGAAAGAGTTTTTCGGTTGTCCGGGATCGTGATAATAATATTTTCACCATAACGGAGGGCAAGGAGCCGGTAAGGACCGTTGAAGTTCCCTTTGTGACCAATGGGGTGCTTTCTGCACTCGACCTCCTCCGGGACACGATCGGCAAGTCGATCACCTATATCCCGGCTTCAGTGGCAAAGAAAGGCACCAAGGTCATCTGGTCGCAGCCAACGGATTCCATGCTGGCGCCCATGATGCACCGCAGTGATAACCTTTTTGCTGAACAGACCCTGTTAGTGGCCTCCCAACAGTTGCTGGGGGTAATGGATACGGAAAGGATCATTGATACCCTGCTCCGGTCGGACCTGAAGGGGCTGCCACATGCCCCCCGCTGGGCCGATGGCAGCGGACTGAGCAGGTATAACCTTTTCACCCCGGCTGATTTTATCTGGCTGTTGGAGAAAATGGAACGCGAGTTTGGAGCCAAAAGGTTGGAGTGGATACTGCCCGCCGGAGATGAAGGCACCCTTACCAATTATTACAAGGATATCAAAGGGAAGATCCATGCCAAGACCGGTACACTCAGCGGTGTGGTAGGACTTAGCGGCTACCTGCAGACCAGTAAAGGGAAGCGCCTGCTTTTTTCGGTATTGGTCAATAACCACAATACCAGTGCATCTACTGTCAGGAGGAGCGTGGAGCAATTCCTTATGCACCTTTATAAGACCTACTGA
- the mutL gene encoding DNA mismatch repair endonuclease MutL encodes MADIIQLLPDHIANQIAAGEVIQRPASAVKELLENAVDAGATEIKLIINDAGKSLVQVIDNGKGMSETDARLCFERHATSKIRQIEDLFHIQTMGFRGEALASIAAVAQVEMKTRRADDEVGTYIEIENSMVVRQEPCAAAVGTSISMKNLFFNVPARRNFLKSNAAEMRHIIDEFIRVAMSFPHVFFSLTHNGQQVFHLDKGSLKQRIVQVLGSQYNSKLVPVQEKTDYLNIQGFVGKPDAARKTRGDQYFFVNNRFIRSAYLNHAIMQAYQDLIAADSFPLYVLFIDLNPEQIDVNVHPTKQEIKFEDEKIVYAFVQAAVKHALAQFSITPTLEFDIDASIQQLDAVSKPFTEEKKAAASSSGLFKSFTQQHQAHFIDSGKPAASGLKNWSDFFEPAQKETGGQTDRLEYEQPSGFDWEIPKKKWQLLENAEFLQIQQQYIIAPITQGFLLIHQQYAHERVLYERYAAALVGRAVSTQRSLFPVTMDLPPADAALLNELLPDLAQLGYLVEPFGQNSFVIQGTPADVLQGNERVAIEHLLDQYKHFSSDVKFSKRERLIRSLAAQHAIRTGTNLTNREMLQLAEDLLVCAQPNTTPTGQATFIEFNKDYLLRLFA; translated from the coding sequence TTGGCTGATATCATACAATTATTACCCGATCATATTGCGAACCAGATTGCTGCAGGTGAGGTTATCCAACGTCCTGCCAGCGCGGTTAAGGAGTTACTGGAAAATGCTGTTGATGCTGGTGCAACAGAGATCAAGCTCATCATCAATGATGCCGGCAAGTCTTTGGTGCAGGTCATCGATAACGGTAAGGGCATGAGTGAGACCGATGCCCGGCTTTGTTTTGAACGGCATGCCACTTCCAAGATCAGGCAGATCGAAGACCTGTTCCATATCCAGACCATGGGTTTCCGGGGTGAAGCCCTTGCCTCCATCGCGGCTGTTGCCCAGGTGGAAATGAAGACCCGCAGGGCCGATGATGAAGTGGGTACCTATATTGAGATCGAAAACAGTATGGTGGTTCGCCAGGAACCCTGCGCTGCGGCGGTAGGGACCAGCATTTCCATGAAGAACCTCTTCTTCAATGTGCCTGCCAGGCGGAATTTCCTGAAAAGTAATGCTGCGGAGATGCGGCATATCATTGATGAGTTCATCCGGGTGGCCATGTCCTTCCCACATGTTTTCTTTTCGCTTACCCATAATGGACAGCAGGTCTTCCATCTCGATAAAGGCTCCCTGAAGCAAAGAATCGTGCAGGTGTTGGGCAGCCAGTACAATTCGAAACTGGTCCCGGTACAGGAAAAAACGGATTACCTCAATATCCAGGGATTTGTGGGGAAGCCCGATGCGGCCAGGAAAACAAGGGGTGACCAGTATTTCTTCGTCAACAACCGCTTTATCCGCAGTGCCTACCTGAACCATGCCATCATGCAGGCTTACCAGGACCTGATCGCTGCAGATAGTTTTCCCTTGTATGTATTATTCATCGACCTCAACCCCGAGCAGATCGATGTGAATGTCCATCCCACCAAGCAGGAGATCAAGTTTGAGGATGAGAAGATCGTTTATGCTTTTGTACAGGCCGCTGTAAAGCATGCCCTGGCGCAGTTCAGTATCACCCCTACGCTGGAGTTTGATATCGATGCCAGCATCCAGCAACTGGATGCGGTATCCAAACCCTTCACGGAAGAAAAGAAGGCTGCCGCCAGTTCTTCCGGATTGTTCAAAAGCTTCACCCAGCAGCACCAGGCCCATTTCATTGACAGCGGGAAACCGGCGGCTTCAGGCTTGAAGAACTGGTCCGATTTTTTTGAACCAGCGCAAAAAGAAACCGGCGGCCAAACTGATCGACTCGAATATGAACAGCCTTCCGGCTTTGATTGGGAGATTCCCAAAAAGAAGTGGCAGTTGCTGGAGAATGCCGAGTTTTTGCAAATCCAACAACAGTATATCATTGCTCCCATTACCCAGGGATTTCTCCTGATCCACCAGCAATATGCACACGAACGGGTCCTCTATGAACGCTATGCCGCTGCATTGGTAGGAAGGGCTGTGTCCACCCAACGCAGCTTATTCCCGGTCACCATGGACCTTCCGCCTGCAGATGCTGCCTTGCTGAATGAATTGTTGCCTGACCTTGCGCAACTTGGTTACCTGGTGGAGCCTTTTGGCCAGAACAGTTTTGTTATCCAGGGAACTCCTGCGGATGTGTTGCAGGGAAATGAAAGGGTTGCCATCGAGCATTTACTGGATCAATACAAACACTTCAGCAGTGATGTGAAATTCTCCAAGCGGGAGCGCCTGATTCGTTCTCTTGCGGCCCAGCATGCCATAAGGACCGGAACCAACCTGACCAACCGCGAAATGCT